tatgaaagttatattacaaaaaacatattaaaaactAAACTTGATAAAAGCCTCTGTCTTAGATAGTTAAATCCTATACCTTTTCGTTGAGGGGAATCATAGCCTTTTGCTTTACACCTCCATCGGATACAAACGTGAACATCTTGAAAACAAAACGCCTGTAGTGGGTTGGGTACATGAGTCCTGATGAAGCGTCCACAGGGACCAGAGTGGTCAGATAGCGGTCTTCACGGTATGGGCAGCTATGGCAAAGAGAGTGAAGAATAGGTTTTCAGTATAGCCTTGTAGAAAGTTTTATAAAGGCCTATTTCCAAGTAAAATCAACATTCACTCTTACCCATCAATCAGCAAGTCCCATTGAGGGAGACTTTGAGGGTTGGGAGCAGAAGTTGCCCAGCATTTTCCAAGAGTCAACTTAATGTTGGGATCAGTCCTCTCCAGTATACGGACTTCCACATACACAGGGTCTCTGAGAACCTTTGTGACGGGGTAGTCAGAGTCAACGTAAAAGGAGTTGTAGGCCACCTCCTCTGCTCTAGCAAAAACAATTTGGTTAGTGCACAATCACTGCCGAATGAGACTGACAGCACACCATATGTCCTTTACACTAACCTTTCACACATCCCTTGTCTGAACactctccattggccagcactAGCTCCACGCGCAGGGGTCCTGGAGCTGCCACTGGGGGTGGTGGAGGAAGCAGGCCAACCTTGATAACTAGAGCCTCAATTGAGGTGCCAATGTATCTACACTGGAGAAGCAGCCTGAGACAAGATATACGGTCTATGTTAGTCAGTTAGTCAGAAAAGTAATAAAGTGCAATTTGTTATATCACAATGAACTAACCCCAAACCATTGTAGAGAATTCAAGGTAAATTCACTGTATTCTATTGATACCACTGATGTGTCTGAATACTTGAGGCCTTAGCAGAGAATTAACTGAAGTAGCAATAGAAGTAGTAATATTTTATGTTGTGACCACTCAGagttaaacaaatacaaataaatactcATATTGACTGTCCCTGGTGATGGCTCCGTTGGGTCCAAGAGCGACTTCATAAAAGGAGGACATCCGGTTCTCATAGATTATAACGCCAGGCTCCTCCTACAGTAGGTTGGCAGTATTTCAGTTTGAATTACTACCCAACGAAAATGTATACTAATGACATTATACATTTAAATTAGTCAAAATCCTTACCATCATGACAGTGCCACAGGCAGTGACAGGGAACTGGTAGATGGCAAAGGCTGAAGTAGTGTCAACAGAATTGCAGTTTTCGCCACCTCCAAGTAAGGAAACTGTCTCTAAATCGAGGTTGGGTAGGGTGGCATCTTTGGCCACCACCATGACGAATTGACCATCCCTGGTGCACTGAAGGGTCACTGAAAACAACACAATTACAAGCAAATACTATGGATCATGCTATACTCATTGAACACATTTTAATTACCAGAGATATACATGTATTTCTTTCAGGAGTAAGAAAAACACTAACCAGATTTTCCATAATAGCACATGTTTCCACCATAGCAGCAGTTTATAACTTCACAATCTTCAGTAGAGATTCCAGGAGCTCCACACTGTATCTTGAGATTGTCAGCAACTTCACAAGTTTGCTGGGGCACCTGAGGCCTCTGTGGATGTTTAGGCTGCGGAGGCTGCTTCGGCGGATGAGGTGGCTTCCATTTAGAGGAAGTTGGCTGCTGGGGCAGCTGAGGCCTCTGTGGATGGTTAGGCTGCGGAGGCTGCGGAGGCGGATGAGGTGGCTTCCATTTAGAGGAAGTTGGCTGCTGGGGCAGCTGAGGCCTCTGTggatgtttaggctgtggaggCTGCTTCGGCGGATGAGGTGGGATCCATTTAGAGGAATTTGGCTCCTGGGGCAGCTGAGGGTGCTGGGGCTGCTGAGGGTGCTGGGGCTGCTGAGGGTGCTGGGGCTGCTGAGGCTGATGAGGTGGGATCCATTTAGAGGAATTTGGCTCCTGGGGCAGCTGGGGCAGCTGGGGCAGCTGAGGCCTATGTGGATGTTTAGGCTGCTGATCATTCCAAAGAGTCTGATGCAACTTTGGCCGCTGTGGCTCTTTAGGCTGCTGAGGGTGCTGAGGCTGCTGAGGCTGATGAGGTGGGGTCAATTTAGGGGGAGTTGCTGGCTGCTGAGGCTGCTGAGGTTGGTTCCATTTAGGGGGAGTTGCTGGCTTCTGAGGCTGCTGGGGCTGATGAGGCTGCTGAGGTGGGGTCCATTTAGGGGGAGTTGCTGGCTTCTGAGGCTGCTGGGGCTGATGAGGCTGCTGAGGTGGGGTCCATTTAGGGGGAGTTGCTGGCAGCTGAGGCTGCTGGGGCTGATAAGGCTGCTGAGGCTGCTTCTTTACATGTTGAGCATCAGCCAGACAGTCAAGCAGGGCAACtgccaaaaaagaaaaaatcaaCCTCATTGCATTGGCTCCACAGTGAACTGATTTGAAAGGAACACCAACTACTGTAGAATAAAAATGGTGCAATGCTGACTTTTATAAGGTTGGCCTATTGGTAATGTTGACGATGAGGACTCACATCCTATTTGCTGCCCATCATTTCCAATCACAAGCTCCAGTGACTATGGTTTGTGGTGATGCACAAGAGATTTAATGGATTGCCAAACAAGTCATTTCAGTGGCCAAATAACATGAATTCTAGAGATATTGCATCGGAAGATAATAACAGCATACATGGTAGTAAACTCACTGTTGCATTAACATGAATATGTATTAATTAGTATCCAACCCATGCTTAAGAACCCCCTGATTGTCATTGAGTGTGAATGTCAGAATTTCCAGATTGTTTGTATAATTTCAAAACAAAACCTTTCACGGAGTTTGCATGACCTGCAATGTGCAGGTCATCATGTATTTGTGCAGCAGCACTCGACTAAACAAATACTTCTTCTTATCTTTTTTACCATTGATACAAACATTTGACTGAATTGACGAGCATCCATAAACAACTAGTATAGCATGCAGATATGTCAAATGTAAAGAAATTAGTTAAGTAAGTGGCGTGTGCATATACGTCAAGCATTTCAACATTCTCTAGATGGCTGGATTCATGTAATATACTAgcaatttatatatttataacatTCATGTCTGAACATCTTATTTCATTAAATACTAACACATTTTCTAAGAACTTTGCTGGGGAAATATTGTGAAATTGGCACACTTAGTATTTCCCGTCAAGCATAGAAAACTGTATGCAGATTCAGATCAGTCTGTACTTGGTTGACATAGCAATTCATTTTTCCTGGATAAGCTTTTTTTCTCTCTGTTGCGGTAACGAAGATTTAGGGGTTGCATACAATTTTGTTGTCAACTTTGAtttgaataatttgtttaaTAGCTTTGCCATTTATAAAATATGGATTTGTTATATTTGAAATCATTTGGTAAAAAAAGAGGACGAAAAAATGGAAAGCAAAGCAGATGAATAATTGGAGCTTATTGTAAATCACGTATCTGCAGGTTAAAATAAGGAAAAACATGTCATCACTTGACCTCTGTATTATTTTTCAATTTGGGGATTAATCCAATTTTTCTCTCGCAGGAATATTTTCATTTATAAACTCTTTTTACTTCCTAAGATCACCAATCTATTTGATCTCTATGTAAACACAGTAAAGGTCATTTAGAAACATCAACCTGCACTAGGACCATATTGATTTGCAGCTCTCCACAACATGTACTTTGGCAAAATATTGAGTTTGAAATTCCATGTTGAGGGCAGGTTGACCTAACCCAAGGTCAACATAACTTTTTGTGAGACTTTTGGAACTTTCAAAAGTTACTTTCAAATGATACCCTCCATATGttaatatttatttcatttggCTGCATTACCATCACTTTTGTGTCAGCATATCCACAGTTTTGTGTtcataatattatttatttatgctgCTTGTATTTTTTCAGCATAGTATAAAATGTTATGCATTAGAATAATAAATAATCTAAATCTAGTTGAAGATGCATCACCAGAGCTGTAGGCATTGCTTTCGTCAAAAGCAGCAATAATTTAATTGGCTTAGTATATAAGATCATCAGGTCTGATGGGGAATGGCCAACAGAACGGGCGGGAATGTTGTGGTAGCAAACATGATAACTTATTATAAAAGTAGGTGCACATGTCCATCTTCTTCACATCACCTAGTGCACTGTGTAGATAACTTGCTGTTGTGAAGCGATGGTGATGAAGTCCACTGTTGTGTGCATTGTGGCACTGGCCTTGTTAGGCAGCTTATGTCATGCTCAAATAGCTATGGATGGTTACAAGCCGGCAGCACCACACCAGAAGCCAGCAACGAGACAGGAGCCTGTCAAACAACAGAGTAAGCAGAAATTTGAAAGACCTCTCACCTGGGTATACCCTGAAGACCCCAAGCCTGAGCCTGAAGTCGAGGTGCCTTTCGAGTTGAGACTTCCGGTTGCTTTTGCAACTGTTGATGTCGAGTGCAGAGAGAGTATTGTTCATGTGGAAGCCAAGAAGGACTTTTTTGGGAATGGCCAATTTATCAACCCTGCCGACATTACCCTGGGAAACTGTGCCCCTGTTGCAGAGGACAATGCTGCTCGAGTGTTGATTTTTGAGACAGAACTGCACAGTTGTCATAGCACATTAACCGTAAGCTAAATACAAATGCTAGTcactgaaaaataaatgaaagattGCAATGGTTATTATCTAAAAATATGGTAAACCAATATGTTCATGTGTGATGCCATTTGTTTGTACTAATATACATTGTTCCACTAGGTGACAGAAAAGTACCTTATCTACAGCTTCACTCTGAACCATGATCCCAAACCTCTGGCCGATACTCTTGTGGTGAGGACCGGCACAGCTGCAGTAATTGTGGAATGCCACTACCCAAGGTAATAAGACCATTAGAGGTGTGGCAATGAACATAAACATATAATAAATAACATAATATGACATTGAAATACTAATACATTTAGTAACTCCAGTAACCATGGATCACCAAATCTGATTACCTGTGGCGGATGCATATTAGAAATGACTTTAAGCTGCATTTTAAGCAAACCTCTTTCATCATTTAGGAAGCACAATGTGAGCAGCCTTCCTCTTGACCCCTTGTGGATCCCATTCTCTGCAGTTAAGGTGTCAGAGGAATTCCTTTACTTCACCTTGAGACTCATGACTGGTGAGTTAAAAAACAGTTTATCTGCAGAATTAACCTTTTACAGAGCTTTGATTAGAAATGTATATTTTGCAACttaaacttcaatttaaatgttGTGTTTGATCAGATGACTGGCAAAACGAGAGACCAAGCTTCCAGTATTACCTGGGAGACATCATAAATGTAGAGGCTGTTGTCAAGCAGTTCTTCCACGTGCCCCTCCGTGTCTATGTGGAGAGATGCGTAGCCACCATTGTACCTGACATGAACTCATTACCTTGCTATGTCTTCATTGAAAACAATGGGTGAGCTGGTTCATTTAAATTGATGTGTACAGTGAAAATTGATTATCACAAACAGAAGTGTGTCCTCTAATGTGGTTTTTCTGCATGCAGGTGTTTGGTTGATGCAAGGATCACAGGCTCTAGCTCTAAGTTCATGCATCGCACTGCAGAGAACAAGCTTCAGTTCCAGTTGGAGGCCTTCAGGTTCAAGAACGTTGACAGTGGAATGGTGGGCATCTCCAAGACTGATTAAAAGATTCTGCTATACATCATATGCAGGAAAAATACACATAATAATAACTTAACCACTCTCTTTTTCTAACAGCTCTACATTTCATGCCACCTGAAAGCTACATCCACTTTATATCCCATCGATACTGAACATAGAGCTTGTTCCTACAACAATGGGTGAGTTTGGGCTTCTTTGAAAATGTGTCATTGGAGTATTGATACATTATTAActtttcttctcttcttcttctttcctcCTAGGTGGAAAGAGGCCAGCGGACAGGATGCAcaatgtggctcctgtgaaGCTGTTGGATTTGGAGGAACTGGT
This region of Pseudochaenichthys georgianus chromosome 6, fPseGeo1.2, whole genome shotgun sequence genomic DNA includes:
- the LOC117448440 gene encoding zona pellucida sperm-binding protein 4-like, translated to MRLIFSFLAVALLDCLADAQHVKKQPQQPYQPQQPQLPATPPKWTPPQQPHQPQQPQKPATPPKWTPPQQPHQPQQPQKPATPPKWNQPQQPQQPATPPKLTPPHQPQQPQHPQQPKEPQRPKLHQTLWNDQQPKHPHRPQLPQLPQLPQEPNSSKWIPPHQPQQPQHPQQPQHPQQPQHPQLPQEPNSSKWIPPHPPKQPPQPKHPQRPQLPQQPTSSKWKPPHPPPQPPQPNHPQRPQLPQQPTSSKWKPPHPPKQPPQPKHPQRPQVPQQTCEVADNLKIQCGAPGISTEDCEVINCCYGGNMCYYGKSVTLQCTRDGQFVMVVAKDATLPNLDLETVSLLGGGENCNSVDTTSAFAIYQFPVTACGTVMMEEPGVIIYENRMSSFYEVALGPNGAITRDSQYELLLQCRYIGTSIEALVIKVGLLPPPPPVAAPGPLRVELVLANGECSDKGCVKEEVAYNSFYVDSDYPVTKVLRDPVYVEVRILERTDPNIKLTLGKCWATSAPNPQSLPQWDLLIDGCPYREDRYLTTLVPVDASSGLMYPTHYRRFVFKMFTFVSDGGVKQKAMIPLNEKVYIHCESAVCRPFVGDNCEPRCFRKRRDVSVQKGSREETTVVSSKELVFIQ
- the LOC117448671 gene encoding zona pellucida sperm-binding protein 3-like produces the protein MVMKSTVVCIVALALLGSLCHAQIAMDGYKPAAPHQKPATRQEPVKQQSKQKFERPLTWVYPEDPKPEPEVEVPFELRLPVAFATVDVECRESIVHVEAKKDFFGNGQFINPADITLGNCAPVAEDNAARVLIFETELHSCHSTLTVTEKYLIYSFTLNHDPKPLADTLVVRTGTAAVIVECHYPRKHNVSSLPLDPLWIPFSAVKVSEEFLYFTLRLMTDDWQNERPSFQYYLGDIINVEAVVKQFFHVPLRVYVERCVATIVPDMNSLPCYVFIENNGCLVDARITGSSSKFMHRTAENKLQFQLEAFRFKNVDSGMLYISCHLKATSTLYPIDTEHRACSYNNGWKEASGQDAQCGSCEAVGFGGTGGNQGTVGHAFKFSQAPGRKIRDVSQNDNNVSEWEGDVTLGPIPIGERVVA